Proteins encoded in a region of the Planifilum fimeticola genome:
- a CDS encoding vWA domain-containing protein — protein MKKAYSWIFILVLLLSGGCSPFASGDKEEVKQAATDVEGMLREGPGKYGGDKYDEAKVKAELEQFPDNLSADEAYNRLIALLAEDYKPLVKQLDELNPEFQLSKAPEKRNTKGDAQAEDEEKPRRLNVEILLDASGSMAGRVSGGVKMDLARKAIRNFVSQLPEDARVALRVYGHKGSNQQKDKALSCKSTEVVYPLGAYDESSFQDSLNQFRPTGWTPLAAAMEQAKNDLKGNTGENVENIIYVVSDGIETCGGDPVKAAKELHRSKIQAIVNIIGFDVDDAGQRALKKVAEAGGGTYQTASSGTELNQAFQSNIDELLSEIHNEIDWGLWNTHNRLDFGLYKKSVIEKLVELTMLWNSGFPAAASRENDRLKEAMAELKEMGKLQSGIADLNGALAKKIDHRYQAIKKYYTERNEEISKKLDELEEKIDREISEKHREGTK, from the coding sequence ATGAAGAAGGCGTACTCATGGATATTCATCCTTGTTCTCCTGCTGAGCGGCGGCTGTTCCCCATTCGCTTCGGGGGATAAAGAGGAGGTGAAACAGGCGGCCACCGATGTGGAGGGGATGCTCCGGGAGGGACCTGGAAAATACGGTGGAGATAAATACGATGAAGCAAAAGTGAAAGCGGAGCTGGAGCAATTCCCCGACAACCTGTCGGCGGACGAGGCGTATAACCGGCTGATTGCCCTGTTGGCGGAGGACTATAAACCGCTTGTCAAACAGCTGGATGAACTGAACCCCGAATTCCAACTGAGCAAAGCACCGGAAAAGAGAAACACAAAGGGGGACGCTCAGGCAGAGGATGAAGAAAAACCGCGCCGTCTCAACGTGGAGATTCTCCTGGATGCCAGCGGGAGCATGGCCGGCCGGGTAAGCGGCGGGGTGAAGATGGATCTGGCCAGGAAGGCGATCCGGAACTTTGTCTCCCAACTGCCGGAGGATGCCCGAGTGGCATTGCGAGTATACGGTCACAAAGGTAGCAACCAGCAAAAAGACAAAGCACTCTCTTGCAAGAGCACCGAGGTCGTTTATCCCCTGGGGGCTTATGACGAGTCGTCCTTCCAGGATTCCCTGAACCAGTTCCGTCCGACGGGCTGGACTCCCCTTGCCGCGGCGATGGAACAGGCGAAGAACGATCTAAAAGGCAACACGGGAGAGAATGTGGAGAACATCATCTACGTGGTGAGCGACGGAATTGAGACCTGCGGCGGAGATCCGGTCAAGGCGGCAAAGGAACTGCACAGGTCAAAGATTCAGGCAATCGTCAACATCATCGGTTTCGACGTGGATGACGCGGGACAGCGGGCGCTGAAAAAGGTGGCCGAAGCCGGCGGGGGAACTTATCAGACGGCCAGTTCCGGGACAGAGCTAAACCAGGCTTTTCAGAGCAATATCGATGAACTTCTTTCCGAGATACACAATGAGATCGATTGGGGACTTTGGAATACCCACAACAGGTTGGATTTCGGCCTATATAAAAAAAGCGTTATCGAAAAACTGGTGGAATTGACCATGCTATGGAACTCGGGATTCCCGGCTGCCGCATCTCGGGAAAACGACCGTTTGAAAGAGGCGATGGCGGAACTCAAGGAAATGGGCAAACTTCAGTCCGGTATCGCCGATTTGAATGGTGCTTTGGCAAAAAAGATTGATCACCGCTATCAAGCGATTAAAAAGTATTACACCGAAAGAAACGAGGAAATCTCGAAAAAGCTGGATGAGCTGGAGGAAAAAATCGATCGGGAAATCAGTGAAAAGCACCGGGAAGGAACAAAATAA
- a CDS encoding dicarboxylate/amino acid:cation symporter: MKLIFKLIAGIVAGILLGMTQIEWIVRLAVTVKDLFGGFINFIVPFIILLFIASGISKLGKQSGKLLGATVGAAYASTLLAGILAFFVASFIMPYVASKGSVLEEGEGIKGFLELEIEPLMGVLTALICAFVFGIGMTRVKSDTLMKAFDEGTAIIELTIAKVVIPILPFYIAGIFTEMAAAGTVFHTLKVFGIVLIVAVLLHWVWLLVLYTAAGLYNGKNPFVLLKNMLPAFFTAIGTMSSAATIPVTLRQAKSNQVREEIANFSIPLCATIHLSGSTITITSCSVAVMAVLSGYSVPGFLEMLPFILMLGVIMVAAPGVPGGAVMAATGILGSMLGFDKEAIGLMIALYMAQDSFGTATNVTGDGAIALMLDKYMSSKK; encoded by the coding sequence TTGAAGTTGATCTTTAAGTTGATTGCAGGAATCGTCGCAGGCATACTATTAGGCATGACCCAGATCGAATGGATTGTTCGACTGGCGGTCACGGTGAAGGATCTGTTCGGCGGATTCATCAACTTTATCGTTCCGTTCATCATTTTGTTGTTTATCGCATCTGGAATTTCCAAGCTGGGCAAGCAATCCGGGAAGCTGTTGGGGGCCACTGTCGGCGCCGCCTATGCGTCCACTTTGCTGGCCGGGATCCTGGCCTTTTTTGTGGCCTCCTTCATCATGCCCTACGTCGCTTCCAAGGGGTCCGTCCTGGAGGAAGGGGAAGGGATCAAGGGCTTCCTGGAGCTCGAGATCGAACCCCTGATGGGCGTCCTTACGGCGTTGATCTGCGCCTTTGTGTTTGGGATCGGAATGACGAGGGTCAAGAGCGACACCCTGATGAAGGCCTTCGATGAGGGGACGGCCATCATCGAATTGACCATCGCCAAGGTGGTTATCCCGATCCTTCCCTTCTACATCGCGGGAATTTTCACGGAAATGGCCGCAGCCGGGACTGTTTTCCACACCCTGAAGGTTTTTGGAATCGTTCTCATCGTTGCTGTGTTGCTGCATTGGGTGTGGCTCCTGGTCCTGTACACCGCGGCGGGTCTCTACAATGGGAAAAATCCCTTTGTCCTGCTCAAGAACATGCTGCCGGCCTTCTTTACGGCGATCGGGACCATGAGCAGCGCGGCCACCATTCCCGTTACGCTGAGGCAAGCAAAGTCGAACCAGGTGAGGGAGGAAATCGCCAACTTCAGCATTCCCCTTTGTGCCACCATTCATCTTTCGGGGAGCACGATCACGATCACGAGCTGTTCCGTGGCCGTGATGGCGGTCCTGAGCGGCTACAGCGTCCCCGGCTTTCTGGAGATGCTGCCCTTCATCCTGATGCTCGGAGTCATCATGGTCGCCGCGCCGGGAGTTCCGGGCGGAGCGGTAATGGCGGCGACGGGAATTCTGGGTTCGATGCTCGGCTTCGACAAGGAGGCCATCGGTCTGATGATCGCTCTGTACATGGCGCAGGACAGTTTTGGAACCGCCACCAATGTAACCGGCGACGGAGCGATCGCTTTGATGCTAGACAAGTACATGTCCTCCAAAAAGTGA
- a CDS encoding FecCD family ABC transporter permease, with product MIPLSVRRRQKWLIIALFALILITIVVSLGLGYASLSYDRLIPTLIGEGTFKEEFILFSLRLPRILITLLTGMALALSGAILQAITQNDLADPGIIGINSGAGMAIAVYFLFAPLDVGNFAYLIPCIAFVGAILTAALIYVAAYDRQTGLQPIRLVLIGVGFSAALSGGMILLMSSAEQQKVDFVAKWLAGTVWGTDWPFILAVLPWLVLLIPFVWYKMNQMNLLGMDEALAIGLGVRTQRERLLLLLAAVALAAAGTSVTGGIAFVGLMAPHLAKVMIGHRAQLYLPICILLGGWLLLLADTIGRNAVDPDGVPAGVVVSLIGAPYFVYLLMRQSRLE from the coding sequence ATGATTCCGCTTTCGGTTCGTCGCAGGCAAAAATGGTTGATCATCGCGCTGTTTGCACTCATCCTCATCACCATCGTGGTCAGCCTGGGGCTCGGCTACGCTTCCCTTTCCTACGATCGCCTCATTCCCACGCTGATCGGGGAAGGCACCTTCAAGGAGGAATTCATCCTCTTTTCCCTCCGCCTTCCCCGCATCCTGATCACCCTGCTCACGGGCATGGCCCTGGCCTTGTCCGGGGCGATCCTGCAGGCCATCACCCAGAATGATCTGGCCGACCCCGGCATCATCGGCATCAACTCCGGGGCCGGCATGGCCATCGCCGTCTATTTTTTGTTCGCTCCCCTCGATGTGGGGAACTTCGCCTACCTCATCCCCTGTATCGCCTTTGTGGGGGCCATCCTGACGGCCGCGCTCATCTACGTCGCCGCCTACGACCGGCAAACCGGGCTGCAACCGATCCGCCTCGTCCTGATCGGGGTGGGCTTCTCCGCCGCCCTCTCGGGGGGCATGATCCTCCTCATGTCCTCGGCGGAGCAGCAAAAGGTGGATTTCGTCGCCAAATGGCTGGCCGGAACCGTTTGGGGAACCGATTGGCCCTTCATCCTGGCGGTCCTTCCCTGGCTGGTCCTCCTGATTCCCTTCGTCTGGTACAAGATGAACCAGATGAACCTGCTCGGCATGGATGAAGCCCTGGCCATCGGGCTGGGGGTGAGGACCCAGCGGGAACGCCTCCTGCTCCTTCTGGCCGCCGTCGCCCTGGCTGCCGCGGGCACATCGGTGACGGGAGGAATCGCCTTTGTCGGCCTGATGGCTCCCCACCTGGCCAAGGTCATGATCGGCCACCGGGCGCAACTCTACCTGCCGATCTGCATCCTGCTCGGCGGATGGCTCCTGCTTCTGGCGGACACCATCGGACGAAACGCCGTCGATCCCGACGGCGTCCCCGCCGGCGTCGTCGTCTCCCTGATCGGCGCTCCCTATTTTGTGTACCTGTTGATGAGGCAATCCCGGCTTGAGTAA
- a CDS encoding FecCD family ABC transporter permease, translated as MNRPFLFPIQIALFFLLFAFAFFGSIAFGAADISLREVWLALTSSEGGEKINILREIRFPREVAAALVGAALAVSGAIIQGISRNPLGDPGLLGLTAGANAALATAMAFFSSLNFFGIMIACFIGAGIGSLIVFGIGKMQRGGLSPFRLVLAGAAVSTFFYAVSDGISLIFKVSKNVTMWTAGGLIGTTWDHLLWVTPVVLIGILGALLFSRQLTILSLSEEVAIGLGQRIEQIKAILFLITILLAGAAVSLAGNLVFVGLLIPHIVRAIVGPDYRFIIPSAALVGAAFMLLADTLARTVNAPFETPIIAVVAVLGLPFFLIIVRKGGRAFS; from the coding sequence ATGAATCGACCTTTTCTATTCCCGATACAGATCGCGCTCTTTTTCCTGCTGTTCGCCTTCGCCTTTTTCGGCTCCATCGCCTTCGGCGCGGCGGACATCTCCCTGCGGGAGGTATGGCTGGCGCTCACGAGCTCTGAAGGCGGCGAGAAAATCAACATCCTGCGCGAGATCCGTTTCCCCCGGGAAGTGGCGGCCGCCCTGGTGGGAGCGGCCTTGGCCGTGTCGGGGGCCATCATTCAGGGCATCAGCCGCAACCCGCTGGGGGATCCGGGTCTGCTCGGACTCACCGCGGGAGCCAACGCCGCTCTGGCGACGGCCATGGCCTTTTTCTCCAGCCTCAACTTTTTCGGCATCATGATCGCCTGTTTTATCGGCGCCGGGATCGGTTCCCTCATCGTCTTCGGCATCGGAAAAATGCAGAGGGGGGGCCTTTCCCCCTTCCGCCTCGTCCTGGCGGGGGCGGCCGTATCCACCTTTTTTTATGCCGTCTCCGACGGGATTTCCCTCATCTTCAAGGTGTCGAAGAATGTGACGATGTGGACCGCAGGGGGATTGATCGGAACCACCTGGGATCATCTTCTGTGGGTTACGCCGGTGGTGCTGATCGGCATCCTGGGAGCCCTCCTCTTTTCGCGCCAGCTCACCATCCTCAGCCTCAGCGAGGAGGTGGCCATCGGTCTCGGACAGAGGATCGAGCAGATCAAGGCGATTCTCTTTCTCATCACCATCCTGCTGGCGGGCGCCGCCGTCTCCCTGGCGGGGAATCTGGTGTTCGTCGGCCTGTTGATCCCCCATATCGTGCGCGCCATTGTGGGACCAGATTACCGCTTCATCATCCCGTCCGCAGCCCTCGTCGGCGCCGCCTTCATGCTTTTGGCCGACACCCTCGCGCGGACGGTCAACGCCCCCTTCGAGACACCGATCATCGCCGTCGTCGCCGTGCTGGGGTTGCCCTTCTTTCTCATCATCGTTCGTAAAGGCGGTCGAGCGTTCTCATGA